The following proteins are co-located in the Gloeocapsa sp. DLM2.Bin57 genome:
- a CDS encoding anti-sigma factor antagonist has protein sequence MRSILTKADFLSLAPEGYLCAANAAIFQQQLSQSLSSVSSPSQKAILVDMSKVEFLDSAGLMCLVSAYRLAKELGKRFSICSLNPSVKMIFELTQLDQSLEIFESPKQFEEVLTAA, from the coding sequence ATGAGGAGCATATTAACTAAGGCAGACTTTCTGAGTTTAGCACCAGAAGGATACCTATGCGCTGCTAACGCTGCTATCTTTCAACAGCAACTAAGTCAATCTTTATCCTCTGTCTCTTCCCCAAGTCAAAAAGCTATTTTAGTAGATATGAGTAAAGTAGAGTTTTTAGATAGTGCAGGGTTGATGTGTTTAGTATCCGCTTATCGTTTAGCTAAAGAATTAGGTAAACGTTTCAGTATCTGTTCTCTCAATCCTAGTGTCAAGATGATCTTTGAATTAACTCAACTAGATCAATCCTTAGAGATTTTTGAGAGTCCTAAACAATTTGAAGAGGTACTAACTGCAGCCTAA
- a CDS encoding long-chain fatty acid--CoA ligase → MKTTNNYQNIQSLAQIWDLTASFGDIIALLDPHSHPQVSITYRELNTQIKTFAAGLQALGIQPRDKIALIADNSPRWFIADQGIMTAGGVNVVRSSQAEQQELLYILANSDSTTLIVENQKTFNKIESGLADLPISRIILLSDEIITTENPIKPLNFNQLMDIGAKSTRQTVEQTPETLATLIYTSGTTGKPKGVMLSHGNLLHQVQYLETIIQPQPGETVLSILPSWHSYERAAEYFLLSRGCTQIYTNIRNFKKDLKDYQPNYMVGVPRLWESIYEGIQKQFREQPAKKQRIVNNCLAISQRYLLNRRIANGLSLEHLNSSKSQKLLARIQAILLAPLHKLADKLVYAKIRQGVGGKLKTLISGGGSLAMHLENFYEIVNIPLLVGYGLTETSPVTNARVLTHNLRGSSGRPLPETAIRIVNPETKADLPQGERGLVLVRGSQVMQGYYKLPEATAKVIDDQGWFDTGDLGWVTKEQDLVLTGRAKDTIVLTNGENIEPQPIEDACLRSTYIDQIMLVGQDQRCLGALIVPNLEALATWAIASNLDLDFSQPNTDIINQQVVKDLFRRELNREVQNRPGYRIDDRIGVFSLILEPFSQENGMMTQTLKIKRPVVTQHYQDLINSMF, encoded by the coding sequence GTGAAAACAACCAATAACTATCAAAACATTCAATCATTAGCGCAGATTTGGGATCTAACAGCCAGTTTTGGGGATATCATTGCTCTGTTAGATCCTCATAGTCATCCCCAAGTCAGCATAACTTATCGAGAATTAAACACACAGATTAAAACCTTTGCCGCAGGTTTACAAGCTTTAGGCATACAACCGAGAGATAAAATCGCCCTAATCGCTGATAATAGTCCTCGTTGGTTCATAGCTGACCAAGGAATTATGACCGCCGGAGGAGTCAACGTAGTTAGGTCTAGTCAAGCCGAACAACAAGAACTACTTTATATTCTAGCTAATAGCGATAGTACGACTTTAATAGTTGAAAACCAAAAAACCTTCAATAAGATTGAGTCAGGTTTAGCAGATTTACCAATAAGCAGAATTATCCTACTCTCTGATGAAATAATAACCACAGAAAACCCAATCAAACCCCTTAATTTTAACCAATTAATGGATATAGGGGCTAAATCAACCCGCCAAACAGTAGAACAAACCCCAGAAACCCTCGCTACACTTATCTACACTTCAGGAACTACGGGTAAACCCAAAGGAGTAATGTTATCTCACGGTAATTTATTACATCAAGTTCAATACTTAGAAACCATTATTCAACCACAACCAGGAGAAACAGTTTTAAGTATATTACCGAGTTGGCATTCTTATGAACGCGCTGCAGAATACTTTCTCTTATCCCGAGGTTGTACTCAAATCTATACCAATATCCGTAACTTTAAAAAAGACCTCAAAGACTATCAACCTAACTATATGGTAGGAGTTCCCAGACTCTGGGAATCAATCTACGAAGGGATACAAAAACAATTTAGGGAACAACCAGCTAAAAAACAACGTATCGTTAACAATTGTCTAGCTATTTCTCAACGTTATCTTCTTAATCGTCGTATCGCTAATGGATTGAGTTTAGAACATCTTAACTCTAGTAAAAGTCAAAAACTCTTAGCTAGAATACAAGCTATTTTGCTTGCACCCTTGCACAAATTAGCAGATAAACTAGTTTATGCCAAAATCCGCCAAGGGGTAGGTGGAAAACTAAAAACCCTGATCAGTGGAGGTGGATCTCTAGCTATGCACCTAGAAAACTTCTACGAAATTGTCAATATTCCTCTATTAGTAGGATATGGACTCACCGAAACCTCTCCCGTCACTAATGCTCGTGTTTTAACACATAATTTGAGAGGATCTTCAGGACGTCCTCTACCAGAGACAGCTATCCGCATCGTTAATCCCGAAACTAAAGCAGATTTACCCCAAGGAGAAAGGGGTTTAGTCTTGGTGCGTGGTTCTCAAGTTATGCAAGGCTACTATAAACTACCTGAAGCAACGGCTAAAGTAATTGATGATCAAGGTTGGTTTGATACGGGAGATTTAGGATGGGTAACTAAAGAACAGGATCTAGTGCTCACAGGTAGAGCTAAAGATACCATAGTCTTAACTAATGGGGAAAATATCGAACCCCAACCCATAGAAGATGCTTGTTTACGCAGTACCTATATAGACCAAATTATGTTAGTTGGACAAGATCAACGTTGTTTGGGTGCACTGATTGTCCCTAATTTAGAGGCTTTAGCAACATGGGCGATCGCTTCTAATCTGGATTTAGATTTTAGTCAACCGAATACAGATATTATCAATCAACAAGTAGTGAAAGACTTATTCCGTCGTGAATTAAATCGTGAGGTACAAAATCGTCCAGGTTATCGCATCGACGATCGCATTGGTGTTTTTAGTTTGATCCTAGAACCCTTTTCTCAAGAAAATGGCATGATGACTCAAACCCTTAAGATTAAAAGACCTGTAGTTACTCAACACTATCAGGATTTAATCAACAGTATGTTTTAG